In Jeotgalibaca arthritidis, a single genomic region encodes these proteins:
- the leuB gene encoding 3-isopropylmalate dehydrogenase: protein MPKKIVVLEGDGIGPEIMSSAIAVLQAAVEKTDITFEFTAYPFGGAGIDQAGDPLPQETLVACQEADAILLGAIGGPKWDDAVKRPEQGLLQLRKALNLFANIRPIRVSDALLPFSPLKEKIVSGTDFVVVRELTGGIYFGEPRHLGAEEAYDTSRYQRYEIERIVRAAFDIAQSRQKKLVSVDKANVLAASKLWRKTVNEIASDYPDVTVSHLYVDAAAMLIVQKPTSFDVIVTENLFGDILSDEASVLPGTLGVLPSASHSESGVSLYEPIHGSAPDIAGKNIANPVSMILSAALMLRQSFGLHDIADRIEAACEAVMNAGTVTADLGGTTTTTEFTQAVIEQLKA, encoded by the coding sequence ATGCCTAAAAAAATCGTTGTTCTAGAAGGAGACGGTATTGGACCAGAAATCATGTCGAGTGCCATTGCCGTCTTACAAGCAGCAGTTGAGAAAACAGACATCACGTTCGAATTTACTGCCTACCCATTCGGTGGAGCAGGTATTGATCAAGCAGGTGATCCCTTGCCACAAGAGACATTAGTGGCCTGCCAAGAGGCAGATGCAATTCTATTAGGAGCCATTGGTGGACCGAAATGGGATGATGCAGTGAAACGCCCTGAACAAGGCCTGTTGCAGTTACGAAAAGCCTTAAACTTATTTGCTAATATTCGCCCCATACGTGTCTCTGATGCGTTATTGCCTTTTTCACCCTTGAAAGAAAAGATTGTTAGTGGCACAGATTTTGTGGTCGTTCGTGAATTGACAGGCGGGATTTATTTTGGTGAACCGCGCCACTTGGGTGCAGAAGAAGCATATGATACGAGTCGTTACCAACGTTATGAGATTGAACGGATTGTCCGAGCAGCGTTTGACATTGCGCAATCACGTCAGAAAAAATTAGTATCCGTTGATAAAGCCAATGTTCTCGCCGCAAGTAAGTTGTGGCGGAAAACAGTAAACGAGATTGCTAGTGACTACCCAGATGTAACGGTATCGCATTTGTATGTGGATGCAGCAGCCATGTTGATTGTCCAAAAACCGACATCATTTGATGTTATTGTCACAGAGAATCTATTTGGCGATATTTTAAGTGATGAAGCATCTGTTTTACCGGGAACGTTGGGCGTCTTACCAAGTGCTAGCCATAGTGAATCTGGGGTGTCCTTATATGAACCAATCCATGGCTCTGCTCCTGATATAGCTGGTAAAAATATTGCCAATCCTGTATCGATGATCTTATCAGCAGCATTGATGTTAAGACAGTCATTCGGTCTCCATGACATTGCGGATCGGATTGAAGCAGCTTGCGAGGCTGTCATGAACGCGGGCACGGTCACGGCAGATTTAGGCGGCACGACTACGACCACTGAGTTTACTCAGGCGGTTATTGAACAGTTGAAAGCTTAA
- a CDS encoding 2-isopropylmalate synthase: MRQIQFFDTSLRDGEQTPGVNFNTKEKVQIALQLEKWGINTIEAGFPITSQGDFEAVQAIAKAATTMTVAGLARCQKKDIDRAYEALKEAKFPQIHVFLATSNIHMRDKLKMTKEEVIASIKEHVSHARSLFEKVQFSPEDATRSDRDFLLEAVQTAIDAGATIINVPDTVGYSNPKEYGELFAFLISNIKSDQEIIFSSHCHDDLGMATANALAAIENGANRVEGTVNGIGERAGNTALEEVAIALHIRKDHYQCESSIVLNETKRTSDLVSRLSGMAVPRNKAVIGGNAYAHESGIHQDGVLKNPETYEIITPQLVGVHNNALPLGKLSGRHAFTTKLAELGYTVTEEETNALFKRFKDLADKKKQVTDEDLLALVADQVRSGDEAYHLEAVQLQYVSNGHQGAIVSIKDTEGQEKVASAVGSGSIQAIYNSIDHVFDQHPTLTHFKIVALTSGEDAQAEVRVTIEDEATKEQVNGIGVDFDVLQACAKAYVQASGILKAKRGA, encoded by the coding sequence ATGAGACAGATTCAATTTTTTGATACGAGCCTAAGAGATGGCGAACAAACACCAGGGGTTAACTTTAACACGAAGGAAAAAGTTCAAATTGCCTTGCAACTAGAAAAATGGGGAATCAATACGATTGAAGCTGGCTTTCCAATTACTTCTCAGGGGGACTTTGAAGCGGTTCAAGCAATCGCAAAAGCTGCAACTACAATGACTGTTGCGGGATTGGCTAGATGTCAAAAGAAAGACATCGACCGTGCTTATGAAGCGTTGAAAGAAGCGAAATTCCCACAAATTCATGTTTTTCTAGCGACCAGTAATATCCATATGCGCGATAAACTGAAGATGACTAAAGAAGAGGTTATCGCTTCTATTAAGGAACACGTCTCCCATGCACGCAGTTTGTTTGAAAAAGTTCAGTTTTCACCAGAAGATGCGACACGCTCTGACCGTGACTTTTTGCTAGAGGCTGTTCAAACGGCGATTGATGCGGGTGCGACTATTATTAATGTTCCCGATACAGTCGGCTATTCTAATCCCAAGGAATATGGGGAACTGTTTGCCTTTCTTATTTCTAATATTAAGAGTGATCAAGAGATTATTTTCTCTTCCCATTGTCATGATGATTTGGGGATGGCGACTGCCAATGCGCTTGCAGCAATTGAAAATGGCGCTAATCGAGTCGAGGGCACGGTTAATGGTATCGGCGAACGGGCGGGTAATACAGCGCTAGAAGAAGTGGCGATTGCTCTTCATATTCGTAAAGACCATTACCAGTGTGAATCATCCATTGTGTTGAATGAAACCAAACGAACTAGTGACTTGGTTTCACGTTTGTCTGGTATGGCTGTTCCACGTAACAAAGCAGTTATTGGCGGCAATGCCTACGCTCATGAATCAGGTATTCATCAAGATGGTGTTCTGAAAAATCCAGAAACCTATGAAATTATTACCCCACAATTGGTTGGTGTGCATAACAATGCTTTGCCGCTGGGTAAACTATCGGGACGTCATGCCTTTACAACGAAACTGGCAGAACTCGGTTATACTGTAACCGAAGAAGAAACAAATGCACTCTTCAAGCGCTTCAAGGATTTGGCTGATAAGAAGAAACAAGTGACTGACGAAGACTTGTTGGCACTGGTTGCTGACCAAGTTCGTTCAGGCGATGAAGCCTACCACTTGGAAGCTGTGCAATTGCAGTATGTTTCAAATGGCCATCAAGGTGCAATTGTTTCTATTAAAGATACAGAAGGCCAAGAAAAAGTGGCTTCTGCCGTTGGATCAGGAAGTATTCAAGCCATTTACAATTCAATTGACCATGTTTTCGATCAGCATCCAACCTTAACACACTTCAAGATTGTAGCATTAACTAGTGGTGAAGATGCGCAGGCAGAAGTACGTGTCACAATTGAAGACGAAGCGACTAAGGAACAGGTCAATGGTATTGGCGTGGACTTTGACGTTCTACAAGCCTGTGCAAAAGCTTATGTTCAAGCGAGCGGTATTTTAAAAGCAAAGCGAGGAGCCTAA
- a CDS encoding Cof-type HAD-IIB family hydrolase yields the protein MGIKAIVLDMDGTLLTSEKKISPKTKEALLDAQKNGLKVILASGRPTLGMREAARELELAENNGFILSYNGSMVTDCTTNEVLFNQPMSIETGQAMLNHLKQFDVIPMIVKDTHLFVNDVYNFIEGMLDEPFNVIKYEAEIGTFKLCEMDDLAAFADFPLNKILVAGHPDYLEAVHKDIHTPFADTATGVFSAPFYFELTAKDISKAHALHTVLADSGITADEVISFGDSQNDRSIIDYAGIGVAMGNATDEIKGAADHITLSNDEDGIAVALEKFL from the coding sequence ATGGGAATTAAAGCGATTGTCCTTGATATGGACGGAACATTACTAACATCTGAAAAGAAAATTTCACCAAAAACAAAAGAGGCATTGTTAGATGCGCAAAAAAATGGCCTGAAAGTAATTCTAGCATCCGGTCGTCCTACTTTAGGAATGCGGGAAGCAGCTCGTGAACTAGAACTAGCAGAAAATAATGGCTTTATTTTGTCATATAACGGATCAATGGTAACTGATTGTACAACAAACGAGGTTTTGTTTAACCAACCAATGTCGATTGAAACAGGTCAAGCGATGCTAAATCACTTGAAGCAGTTTGATGTTATTCCAATGATCGTGAAGGATACACATTTATTTGTAAATGATGTTTACAACTTTATCGAAGGAATGCTAGATGAGCCTTTCAATGTTATTAAATACGAAGCAGAAATTGGAACGTTTAAGTTGTGTGAGATGGACGATTTAGCAGCCTTTGCTGATTTCCCACTGAATAAGATTTTAGTGGCTGGTCATCCAGACTATTTAGAAGCGGTACATAAAGATATCCATACACCATTTGCTGACACAGCAACAGGCGTATTCTCTGCACCTTTCTATTTTGAGTTAACAGCCAAAGACATTAGTAAAGCGCATGCTCTACATACGGTTTTAGCTGACAGTGGGATTACAGCTGACGAGGTCATTTCCTTTGGAGACAGCCAAAACGACCGCTCTATTATTGATTACGCTGGTATCGGCGTTGCTATGGGGAACGCCACTGATGAAATTAAAGGCGCAGCTGACCACATTACGCTATCCAATGACGAAGACGGTATTGCTGTCGCACTTGAAAAATTCTTATAG
- a CDS encoding ROK family protein — protein MYSYGPAHVKQHNIHFLKRILKEERQPMTKNQLSKQSGLSVVTINKLIPEMVEGGQVLEMTNPIVTGGRRAAVYQLNQNHQLCLVMLYIEEDKEIKTHVSVVNLYGDRLACEEDILQMTDWDSIESCIQSYCRKFPNIKMISIGLPGMDMSSILTVVDAETMKGIILHKKIEERFALPVIIENDINAAVFGYKHTKAKPDSIIVSGLYFPEHYPPRTALVFDDYIYHGSTGLSGETQHLPVFNDFTFPLSEKSNIMYICEQIIQTIITMYDPNELILYTKASVMRRIELETIKENLLLVFSYGKEVVITNSEDFQDDYYQGLVLLGIKELEMQDYTFKNK, from the coding sequence ATGTATTCGTACGGTCCAGCACATGTTAAGCAACATAATATTCATTTTTTAAAACGCATTTTAAAAGAAGAGCGTCAACCAATGACGAAAAATCAATTATCGAAGCAAAGTGGGTTAAGTGTGGTAACGATCAATAAACTGATTCCCGAAATGGTTGAAGGCGGACAAGTGTTGGAGATGACGAATCCGATTGTAACGGGTGGACGCCGAGCAGCTGTTTATCAACTTAACCAAAATCATCAGTTGTGTTTAGTCATGCTCTACATTGAAGAGGATAAAGAAATTAAAACCCATGTATCTGTCGTTAATTTGTATGGCGATCGATTGGCTTGCGAAGAGGATATTTTGCAGATGACAGACTGGGATTCAATTGAAAGTTGTATTCAGTCGTACTGTCGTAAGTTCCCTAATATAAAAATGATTTCTATTGGGTTACCTGGAATGGATATGTCTAGTATCTTAACAGTAGTTGATGCGGAAACAATGAAGGGGATAATCTTACATAAAAAAATTGAAGAGCGATTTGCACTTCCTGTAATCATCGAAAACGACATTAATGCTGCCGTCTTTGGTTATAAGCATACTAAAGCTAAGCCAGATTCGATCATCGTTTCTGGCTTATACTTTCCAGAACACTATCCTCCCAGAACAGCCTTAGTTTTTGATGATTATATATATCATGGGAGTACTGGACTGAGTGGTGAAACTCAACATCTACCTGTTTTTAATGATTTCACCTTTCCTTTGTCTGAGAAATCGAACATAATGTACATTTGTGAACAAATTATTCAAACAATTATAACAATGTATGACCCGAATGAACTAATTCTATATACGAAGGCTAGTGTAATGAGAAGAATTGAGTTAGAAACGATTAAAGAAAATCTGCTGCTGGTCTTTTCTTATGGAAAAGAAGTAGTGATAACCAATTCAGAAGATTTTCAAGATGATTATTACCAAGGATTAGTATTATTAGGGATTAAAGAATTAGAGATGCAAGATTATACCTTCAAAAATAAGTAG
- a CDS encoding ROK family protein, with the protein MGKNSIREKNRTLIQRTLFQHKRMFASDLVKETGISMVTINSLLKELMESGSIYEGELVQRDIGRPAIEYHFNDNYSHALLLAILEKNGQLILKAECVDLDGTVLAKDEFGFNHKSLNDFLDLLSALLNNHPNVERIGLLFPGKVHDGIIQSGYGVVFDGWPIVEAVKIVTDLPFYVQNDAHLVTIGHCIQNMIPFDETIVGIYYPNTSMPGVTIFTNGQLLEGHLSLAGEAKYLPFLIDAKPPQSNEEHIERLTQLIGIYNVTIAPHRFVLSSNYWEIGKVVDQLNNHPDISRQPNRTDFEFVTDYEAAMSLGLRWLIYQDTPFHLSV; encoded by the coding sequence ATGGGTAAAAATAGTATTAGAGAAAAAAACAGAACTCTTATCCAGCGAACGTTGTTCCAGCACAAGCGTATGTTCGCTTCAGATTTAGTTAAGGAAACAGGGATTAGTATGGTAACCATTAACTCTCTTTTAAAAGAATTAATGGAGTCTGGTAGCATTTATGAAGGTGAATTAGTCCAACGTGATATTGGTCGTCCTGCGATTGAATACCACTTTAACGATAACTATTCTCACGCCCTTCTTTTGGCGATATTGGAAAAAAATGGTCAATTGATATTAAAAGCCGAGTGTGTGGATTTAGATGGTACTGTTTTAGCTAAAGATGAATTTGGTTTTAACCATAAATCTTTAAATGATTTTTTAGATCTGTTGAGTGCCTTGTTGAACAATCATCCAAATGTTGAACGAATTGGTCTCTTATTTCCAGGGAAAGTTCACGATGGTATCATCCAATCTGGTTACGGCGTCGTCTTTGATGGCTGGCCAATCGTTGAAGCAGTCAAGATAGTGACCGATTTGCCTTTCTATGTCCAAAATGATGCTCATCTCGTTACCATTGGCCATTGTATACAGAATATGATTCCCTTTGATGAAACGATTGTCGGCATTTATTACCCAAATACAAGTATGCCAGGCGTGACTATCTTCACCAATGGTCAACTTTTAGAAGGCCATCTATCGCTAGCTGGTGAAGCAAAGTACCTACCCTTTCTCATCGATGCCAAACCGCCGCAATCGAACGAGGAGCATATTGAGCGCTTGACTCAATTAATCGGCATTTATAATGTAACGATTGCACCTCATCGCTTTGTTTTATCTTCCAATTATTGGGAGATTGGAAAAGTAGTCGATCAATTAAACAACCACCCCGATATTTCTAGACAGCCTAATCGAACTGACTTTGAATTTGTTACAGATTATGAAGCTGCCATGTCTTTAGGCTTACGCTGGCTCATTTATCAAGATACTCCTTTTCATTTATCCGTTTAA
- a CDS encoding GntR family transcriptional regulator, protein MFFNLLDFNVRFPDEEEAVQLSISQEEPVYAIARLRILDDKPYSLEHTIIPIKLVPNITTEVLSQSLYDYMQHELGIIFGDNRQTVRAVKPNQEDQTHLDCRADDPVLEVVKVMFLEKGTPVEYSVVHHRYDMVEVSFVNVTRDAIIG, encoded by the coding sequence ATGTTTTTTAACTTATTAGATTTCAATGTTCGTTTTCCAGATGAAGAAGAGGCAGTGCAATTAAGCATCTCTCAAGAAGAACCAGTTTACGCAATTGCAAGACTGCGTATTCTCGATGATAAGCCTTATTCTTTGGAACATACGATTATCCCCATAAAGCTGGTACCAAACATTACAACCGAAGTTCTCAGCCAATCTTTGTATGATTATATGCAGCATGAACTGGGCATTATTTTTGGTGATAACCGTCAAACTGTTCGGGCTGTCAAACCTAATCAAGAAGACCAAACTCATCTCGATTGTCGAGCAGATGATCCAGTCTTAGAGGTCGTAAAAGTAATGTTTTTAGAAAAAGGCACGCCAGTTGAGTATTCAGTCGTTCATCACCGTTATGACATGGTAGAAGTGTCTTTCGTTAATGTCACACGAGATGCGATTATTGGCTAA
- the fumC gene encoding class II fumarate hydratase, with translation MYRIERDSMGEIKVPEVALWGAQTQRSLENFHIGSEKMPLSVIEALIYIKKACAKVNELEGKLSNEKAQAIQNVADQLLADLPNYADQFPLSLWQTGSGTQTNMNVNEVIAHLASSDEAPIHPNDHVNLSQSSNDVFPTAMHIAAYQAVARDLLPELAAWINELGDLENRYLKTVKIGRTHLQDATPLTFGQEVSGWKSMIEHSLVAIQTSLASISPLAIGGTAVGTGINASLEFGDSVSHELANLTGLPLTSEANKFFALTSHQPLSYVHGAMRALASDVMKIANDIRWLASGPRSGLGELTLPSNEPGSSIMPGKVNPTQAEALTMVVTQVMGNDTTIQMAASQGNFELNVYKPVIIHNFLQSVTLLADSMQSFREKCLQGLVINENRMADLVSSSLMLVTALTPHIGYEKAAEIAHKALEEGTNLEEAAVSLNYATKENLQKWLDPSNMI, from the coding sequence ATGTACCGGATAGAACGCGATTCGATGGGTGAAATTAAAGTGCCAGAAGTAGCTTTATGGGGAGCACAAACGCAAAGAAGCTTAGAAAATTTCCATATCGGATCAGAAAAAATGCCCTTAAGTGTGATTGAAGCTTTAATTTATATCAAAAAAGCTTGCGCAAAGGTCAATGAATTAGAAGGCAAACTTTCAAACGAAAAGGCACAAGCGATTCAAAATGTTGCAGATCAATTATTAGCTGATTTACCCAATTATGCGGATCAGTTTCCGCTTAGTTTGTGGCAGACAGGTAGTGGTACTCAAACCAATATGAACGTTAATGAAGTGATTGCCCACCTAGCTTCATCCGATGAAGCGCCGATTCATCCGAATGACCATGTTAACTTATCGCAAAGTTCTAACGATGTCTTTCCAACGGCTATGCACATTGCGGCTTATCAAGCAGTTGCAAGAGATTTATTACCAGAATTAGCGGCTTGGATAAACGAGCTAGGCGATTTAGAAAATCGCTATCTAAAAACAGTCAAAATTGGACGAACGCACTTACAGGATGCAACGCCTTTAACCTTTGGACAGGAAGTGAGTGGCTGGAAGAGTATGATTGAACATAGTTTGGTTGCTATTCAGACAAGTTTAGCATCAATCAGCCCTCTTGCTATTGGCGGAACAGCTGTTGGAACAGGTATTAACGCTTCGTTAGAATTCGGAGACAGCGTTTCTCATGAATTGGCTAATCTAACAGGCCTGCCTTTAACAAGTGAAGCTAATAAGTTTTTTGCACTGACAAGCCATCAACCACTTAGTTATGTTCACGGTGCGATGCGTGCCTTGGCTAGTGATGTGATGAAGATTGCGAATGATATTCGTTGGCTAGCAAGTGGTCCCCGTAGTGGTTTGGGTGAATTAACATTGCCAAGTAATGAACCGGGTAGCTCTATTATGCCGGGTAAGGTGAATCCAACCCAAGCAGAGGCACTGACTATGGTTGTGACACAAGTTATGGGAAATGATACGACCATTCAAATGGCAGCTAGCCAAGGGAATTTTGAGTTGAATGTTTATAAACCAGTCATTATTCATAACTTCCTGCAATCGGTCACCTTATTAGCAGACAGCATGCAATCGTTTAGAGAAAAATGCCTTCAAGGCTTAGTCATTAACGAAAATCGTATGGCAGACTTGGTTTCGTCATCGCTCATGTTAGTGACAGCACTGACGCCTCATATTGGCTACGAAAAAGCAGCTGAAATTGCTCATAAAGCTCTTGAAGAAGGAACCAATTTAGAAGAGGCTGCAGTTTCATTGAACTATGCAACTAAAGAAAATCTTCAAAAATGGTTAGATCCTAGCAACATGATTTAA
- a CDS encoding NAD(P)-dependent malic enzyme produces the protein MNTNEKSLALHQEKRGKISVESKVTINSREDLALAYTPGVAEPCKRITEDVTQAYTYTSKGNLVAVVTDGTAVLGLGDIGPEAAMPVMEGKAILFKEFAGVDAFPICLDTKDPEEIVQTVKLLAPTFGGVNLEDISSPRCFEIEKRLDELLPIPVFHDDQHGTAIVVAAGIMNSLKLVGKQLADVTVVLNGPGAAGTAIINMLMDMGIGKAIICDEHGILAENRPEPMDDHKKVLAQKSNPEQITGDLADAMKGADILIGVSVGGIVSQPMVQSMNADAIIFAMANPIPEMMYEEAKEAGVRVMGTGRSDFPNQINNVLAFPGIFKGALSVRATTINKAMKVAAAQAIADMIPEEELREDYVIPDALNKEVAEQVARYVAQAAIESNVATLKEGL, from the coding sequence ATGAATACAAATGAGAAGAGTTTAGCGTTGCACCAAGAAAAAAGAGGGAAAATTTCCGTTGAAAGTAAAGTAACGATTAATAGTCGAGAAGACTTGGCTCTTGCCTACACACCAGGAGTCGCAGAACCGTGTAAAAGAATTACTGAGGATGTGACACAAGCGTATACCTATACATCTAAAGGGAATTTAGTCGCTGTTGTAACGGATGGGACGGCTGTTTTAGGTTTAGGTGACATTGGACCAGAGGCAGCTATGCCAGTTATGGAAGGCAAGGCCATTTTATTTAAAGAATTTGCAGGTGTGGATGCATTTCCGATTTGTTTAGATACGAAAGATCCTGAGGAAATCGTTCAAACCGTAAAATTACTAGCCCCAACATTTGGTGGCGTTAATTTAGAAGATATTTCGTCACCACGTTGCTTTGAGATTGAAAAGCGTTTGGATGAGCTATTGCCGATTCCTGTTTTTCATGACGACCAACATGGAACAGCGATTGTCGTTGCGGCTGGTATTATGAATAGTTTAAAACTAGTCGGTAAGCAGTTAGCTGATGTAACGGTGGTTTTGAATGGTCCTGGTGCTGCTGGAACAGCCATTATTAATATGCTAATGGATATGGGGATTGGGAAGGCCATTATTTGTGATGAACATGGTATCCTAGCAGAGAATCGTCCAGAGCCTATGGATGATCACAAAAAAGTATTAGCTCAAAAATCTAATCCTGAACAGATAACTGGTGATTTAGCGGATGCTATGAAGGGTGCTGACATTTTAATTGGGGTATCTGTTGGGGGGATCGTCAGCCAACCAATGGTACAATCAATGAATGCCGATGCCATTATTTTTGCTATGGCGAACCCGATTCCTGAAATGATGTATGAAGAAGCGAAAGAAGCTGGTGTTCGTGTCATGGGAACAGGGCGTTCAGATTTTCCAAACCAAATTAACAATGTACTAGCTTTCCCTGGTATTTTTAAAGGTGCCTTGTCTGTGCGCGCAACGACGATTAACAAAGCGATGAAAGTTGCTGCTGCTCAAGCCATTGCCGATATGATTCCAGAAGAAGAACTGCGTGAAGACTATGTGATTCCAGATGCATTAAATAAAGAAGTAGCGGAACAAGTAGCTCGCTATGTGGCCCAAGCCGCTATTGAAAGTAATGTTGCGACACTAAAGGAGGGTCTGTAA
- a CDS encoding lyase family protein: protein MLFDSILEEVLQLTTEILLRTEELTRTMVPHPDRMLHNALRNAGLDNCEHVMMELASKLGKDKAHSLMYDIAMKTAAEGEDFYTNLIANPLISSEFTTEEVKAMIDPRNYVGLSSYLAQMQADRAKKMVEEIKITFS, encoded by the coding sequence ATGTTGTTTGATAGTATCTTAGAAGAAGTATTGCAATTAACGACAGAAATTCTTTTAAGGACAGAAGAGCTTACGCGAACGATGGTTCCTCACCCAGATCGGATGTTACATAATGCGCTACGTAACGCTGGCCTAGATAATTGTGAGCATGTCATGATGGAGCTAGCTAGCAAGCTAGGAAAAGATAAAGCCCATTCCTTAATGTATGATATCGCCATGAAAACAGCTGCAGAGGGAGAAGATTTCTATACAAACCTCATAGCTAATCCGTTGATTTCAAGTGAATTCACGACTGAGGAAGTAAAAGCGATGATTGATCCTCGAAACTATGTCGGTTTATCTAGCTATTTAGCACAAATGCAAGCAGACCGAGCTAAGAAAATGGTTGAAGAAATAAAAATCACTTTCTCTTAA
- a CDS encoding PTS transporter subunit EIIC — protein MAEKGKWSESIQRFGRTLLLPIGVLAPVGMILGISGALVQSYMIERFAFLGNEMVNAILVSIRTIASVVFDNIPLLFAMGVAYGMSKKDKGIAAFASVTGYLTLIITMNGWLTLTGKMAEPEVMTQRGQINVLGIQTMNISTAGGIITGLIAAWATEVILTTWSRYVFSS, from the coding sequence ATGGCTGAAAAAGGAAAATGGAGCGAATCGATTCAACGATTTGGACGGACATTATTATTACCCATTGGTGTACTTGCGCCAGTAGGGATGATTTTAGGAATTAGTGGGGCGTTAGTCCAGTCTTACATGATTGAGCGATTTGCATTCTTAGGGAACGAAATGGTTAATGCTATTTTAGTGAGTATAAGAACAATTGCTAGTGTCGTTTTTGATAATATTCCTCTTCTTTTTGCAATGGGTGTAGCCTATGGGATGAGTAAGAAGGACAAAGGGATAGCAGCTTTTGCATCGGTTACCGGCTACTTGACGTTAATTATTACGATGAACGGTTGGTTGACACTAACAGGGAAAATGGCTGAACCTGAAGTGATGACTCAAAGGGGACAAATTAATGTTTTAGGTATTCAAACAATGAATATTAGTACAGCTGGTGGGATTATTACAGGTTTGATAGCAGCCTGGGCAACGGAAGTTATACTCACTACCTGGAGTCGGTATGTATTCAGCAGTTAG
- a CDS encoding RluA family pseudouridine synthase: MKVPILYEDNHLLLVEKPVNIPVQEDASGDKDVLTLLKEDIKDRYQKPGNVYLGLVHRLDRPVGGAMVFAKTSKAASRLSDMMRRQVVERKYLAVVHGKPRHKKGRLIHYLHKDSKRNQVAVVDANHPKGKKAILDYEWLESKDGMSLLAVQLQTGRPHQIRVQLSAIGHPIFGDQKYGAKLSKVGEQIALWAHTLMLDHPVKNEPIKVRSLPPTKKPWQMWQYDFQQ; this comes from the coding sequence ATGAAAGTGCCAATATTATATGAAGATAATCATCTTTTATTGGTAGAAAAACCAGTTAATATTCCAGTTCAAGAAGATGCGAGTGGCGATAAAGACGTGCTCACACTTTTAAAAGAAGACATCAAGGACCGTTATCAAAAACCAGGTAATGTTTACTTGGGACTTGTTCATCGTCTCGACCGTCCAGTCGGCGGTGCTATGGTATTTGCAAAAACCTCTAAAGCAGCATCGCGGTTGTCAGATATGATGCGACGACAGGTGGTTGAACGCAAGTATCTAGCCGTTGTGCATGGAAAGCCTCGACATAAAAAAGGGCGGCTTATTCATTATTTACACAAAGACAGTAAACGAAACCAAGTAGCTGTTGTTGATGCCAATCATCCGAAAGGGAAAAAAGCTATTCTAGATTATGAGTGGCTAGAAAGCAAAGACGGGATGAGCCTACTTGCAGTCCAGCTGCAAACTGGCAGGCCTCACCAAATTCGTGTTCAATTATCAGCAATAGGTCATCCTATTTTTGGCGATCAAAAATACGGCGCTAAATTGAGCAAAGTCGGTGAACAAATCGCCTTGTGGGCACATACGCTCATGCTCGACCACCCTGTAAAAAATGAACCCATTAAAGTGCGATCACTTCCGCCAACAAAAAAACCATGGCAGATGTGGCAGTATGATTTTCAACAATGA